The Euphorbia lathyris chromosome 3, ddEupLath1.1, whole genome shotgun sequence genome contains a region encoding:
- the LOC136224207 gene encoding fasciclin-like arabinogalactan protein 12: protein MMNQYCHFLLPLFTFYFFLLLFFTTTLAKSPAPAPARPHNPTNVINILWNAGKFKTFIRLLNITQLDSNLNSQLGNSNNGLTIFAPSDIAFSSLKIKQTLRSLTHQQLVELMQFHIVPTFISTFQFDTVTNPLKTHAGSGDRFLLIVTTDGNSVKISTGLTNTTIDKPVYSDNHLAIYEVHKVLLPLDIFTPKPPPPKLEPDEEEEDDDDEDDENAVKDKSDAVSFDVGCNLVLFGLIGVISAVFCF, encoded by the coding sequence ATGATGAATCAATATTGTCACTTTCTGCTCCCACTTTTCACCTTTtatttcttcctcctcctcttcttcaccACAACCCTAGCTAAGTCTCCGGCACCGGCACCAGCACGGCCACACAATCCAACAAATGTCATAAACATCCTTTGGAACGCCGGAAAATTCAAGACATTTATCCGGCTGCTAAACATCACCCAACTCGACAGCAACTTAAATTCCCAGCTTGGCAATTCAAATAACGGATTAACAATCTTCGCACCAAGTGACATTGCATTTTCGAGCCTCAAGATCAAACAAACCCTCAGGTCATTAACACATCAACAACTGGTGGAACTTATGCAATTCCATATCGTCCCTACATTTATCTCAACTTTTCAGTTCGATACCGTGACTAATCCGTTAAAAACACACGCCGGATCCGGTGACCGGTTTCTGCTCATTGTGACAACAGATGGGAATTCAGTGAAGATTTCTACTGGACTTACGAATACAACCATAGATAAACCTGTGTACTCTGATAATCATCTTGCTATTTATGAGGTTCATAAGGTTTTACTTCCTTTGGATATTTTTACGCCTAAACCTCCTCCGCCGAAGCTTGAAcctgacgaagaagaagaagatgatgatgatgaagatgatgagaATGCTGTTAAGGATAAATCTGATGCTGTGAGTTTTGATGTGGGGTGTAATTTGGTTTTATTTGGATTAATTGGTGTGATTAGTGCAGTGTTTTGTTTTTAG
- the LOC136223911 gene encoding fasciclin-like arabinogalactan protein 12, translated as MQHSSLFSLPLLLLFLHFSPTISLSPTPSPLSAPPAKAPTPPPPHHHPHTSSPPPPLPTDVVGILLKAGKFITFIRLIKATRVDYQLSSQINSSTEGITVFAPSDAAFSNLKVDIGALNDKDEVSLTQYHILPRFLAKSDFQTLSNPIKTLAGSDDKYTMTITTTDNSVNISTGLTKSSISSIVYTDKQVAIYEIDKVLLPKRLFPPAAAPAALSAKPSADSPDGLPKSDEDDHDSSGAGVLDYHGVMFGVGMVIAAVLMIL; from the coding sequence ATGCAACACTCTTCCCTTTTCTCACTTCCACTTCTCCTTCTCTTCCTCCACTTCTCCCCCACCATTTCCCTATCCCCAACCCCATCACCACTCTCCGCTCCCCCGGCAAAGGCACCTACACCTCCTCCCCCGCACCACCACCCCCACACCTCATCACCTCCACCACCACTCCCCACCGATGTCGTCGGGATACTCTTAAAAGCCGGAAAATTCATCACTTTCATCCGCCTTATAAAAGCAACACGTGTAGATTACCAATTGTCTTCCCAAATCAATAGCTCCACCGAGGGTATTACCGTCTTTGCCCCTTCCGATGCTGCATTTTCAAATCTTAAAGTGGACATTGGAGCTCTAAACGACAAAGACGAGGTGTCGTTGACGCAGTACCATATACTGCCGAGATTTCTTGCCAAGTCGGATTTTCAGACTCTTAGTAATCCGATTAAAACACTGGCGGGATCAGATGATAAGTACACAATGACTATAACAACAACTGATAATTCAGTGAATATAAGCACAGGACTTACGAAATCGAGTATTTCTAGCATTGTTTATACTGATAAACAAGTTGCCATTTATGAGATTGATAAAGTTCTGCTTCCTAAACGCCTTTTCCCGCCGGCAGCTGCTCCAGCAGCATTGTCGGCTAAGCCGTCTGCAGATAGTCCTGATGGTCTTCCTAAAAGCGATGAGGATGATCATGATTCTTCTGGTGCTGGTGTTTTGGATTATCATGGAGTTATGTTCGGAGTTGGAATGGTAATTGCTGCTGTTTTAATGATTTTGTAG